Proteins found in one Hirundo rustica isolate bHirRus1 chromosome 9, bHirRus1.pri.v3, whole genome shotgun sequence genomic segment:
- the TMCO1 gene encoding calcium load-activated calcium channel isoform X1 — protein sequence MSTMFADTLLIVFISVCTALLAEGITWVLVYRTDKYKRLKAEVEKQSKKLEKKKETITESAGRQQKKKIERQEEKLKNNNRDLSMVRMKSMFAIGFCFTALMGMFNSIFDGRVVAKLPFIPLSYIQGLSHRNLLGEDYTDCSFIFLYILCTMSIRQSRGELHGRVMLDGVCSLEFRQTDCHLPSSSSNWNKI from the exons ATGAGCACCATGTTCGCCGACACCCTCCTCATCGTGTTCATCTCCGTCTGCACCGCGCTGCTGGCCGAGG GTATAACTTGGGTGCTGGTTTATCGGACAGACAAATACAAAAGATTAAAGGCTGaagtggaaaagcagagcaagaaAT tggaaaagaagaaggaaacgatAACTGAATCAGCAGGCcgacagcagaaaaagaagatag AGAGACAagaagagaaactgaagaatAACAACAGGGATTTGTCAATG GTTCGGATGAAATCCATGTTTGCCATCGGCTTCTGCTTCACTGCCTTGATGGGAATGTTCAACTCCAT ATTTGACGGCCGAGTGGTGGCAAAGCTTCCGTTTATCCCCCTCTCATACATCCAAGGTCTCTCCCACCGCAACCTCCTGGGTGAGGATTACACCGACTGCTCCTTTATCTTCCTCTACATTCTCTGCACCATGTCAATCAGACAG agcagGGGGGAACTGCATGGAAGAGTGATGCTGGACGGTGTCTGTAGTCTGGAATTCAGACAGACAGACTGTCATCTCCCTTCGTCTTCAAGCAATTGGAATAAAATTTAG
- the TMCO1 gene encoding calcium load-activated calcium channel isoform X3, whose product MSTMFADTLLIVFISVCTALLAEGITWVLVYRTDKYKRLKAEVEKQSKKLEKKKETITESAGRQQKKKIERQEEKLKNNNRDLSMVRMKSMFAIGFCFTALMGMFNSIFDGRVVAKLPFIPLSYIQGLSHRNLLGEDYTDCSFIFLYILCTMSIRQGCQGNLD is encoded by the exons ATGAGCACCATGTTCGCCGACACCCTCCTCATCGTGTTCATCTCCGTCTGCACCGCGCTGCTGGCCGAGG GTATAACTTGGGTGCTGGTTTATCGGACAGACAAATACAAAAGATTAAAGGCTGaagtggaaaagcagagcaagaaAT tggaaaagaagaaggaaacgatAACTGAATCAGCAGGCcgacagcagaaaaagaagatag AGAGACAagaagagaaactgaagaatAACAACAGGGATTTGTCAATG GTTCGGATGAAATCCATGTTTGCCATCGGCTTCTGCTTCACTGCCTTGATGGGAATGTTCAACTCCAT ATTTGACGGCCGAGTGGTGGCAAAGCTTCCGTTTATCCCCCTCTCATACATCCAAGGTCTCTCCCACCGCAACCTCCTGGGTGAGGATTACACCGACTGCTCCTTTATCTTCCTCTACATTCTCTGCACCATGTCAATCAGACAG GGGTGCCAAGGAAACCTAGACTGA
- the TMCO1 gene encoding calcium load-activated calcium channel isoform X4: MSTMFADTLLIVFISVCTALLAEGITWVLVYRTDKYKRLKAEVEKQSKKLEKKKETITESAGRQQKKKIERQEEKLKNNNRDLSMVRMKSMFAIGFCFTALMGMFNSIFDGRVVAKLPFIPLSYIQGLSHRNLLGEDYTDCSFIFLYILCTMSIRQQF, from the exons ATGAGCACCATGTTCGCCGACACCCTCCTCATCGTGTTCATCTCCGTCTGCACCGCGCTGCTGGCCGAGG GTATAACTTGGGTGCTGGTTTATCGGACAGACAAATACAAAAGATTAAAGGCTGaagtggaaaagcagagcaagaaAT tggaaaagaagaaggaaacgatAACTGAATCAGCAGGCcgacagcagaaaaagaagatag AGAGACAagaagagaaactgaagaatAACAACAGGGATTTGTCAATG GTTCGGATGAAATCCATGTTTGCCATCGGCTTCTGCTTCACTGCCTTGATGGGAATGTTCAACTCCAT ATTTGACGGCCGAGTGGTGGCAAAGCTTCCGTTTATCCCCCTCTCATACATCCAAGGTCTCTCCCACCGCAACCTCCTGGGTGAGGATTACACCGACTGCTCCTTTATCTTCCTCTACATTCTCTGCACCATGTCAATCAGACAG CAATTCTAG